The nucleotide window AAAAAAAATGTCATTGATAAAATCTTAGCAAATAAAAGTATGCGAAATGAAATGGGGCTTTTGCTTCCACATGAGCAACTTTCAAGAATAATCGGCGAAATAACAGCAAGCAGAACTATCACCAAGGATCAAGCTGCTCAGCTAGCAAAGCTCAGAGATGGCGTCATGCTCAATCTAAAAAATCCAGAAGTATTTGATAACTTAGTCAGACAATCTAAAGTTTATTCTCAAGAAGAATACAACAGAAAAGTAAGGGCTTATCATGAGGTATTTGATAATTTGTCTAACGTCGTAAGAAATTTAAACAATTCAAATATTATTAATGATGCCGACCTTAAAGCTCTAAGGCCAATCACCGAACTACTTTCAGAGCGGTTTGACAATCCAGAAGATCTTAAAAGGTCTGTTGACGCAGCACTAACCAACTTCAAAGTTTCTACTACGATTGGAGAAAATTTGGCAGATGGTGCATTGGTCATTGGAAAAATTGCTGCTATTGTCTTTGTAGTTGCCGCTATAATTTTCCTTGCTATTATAGCTGCTGATGGAAAAATATTTAACGGCCCAGGAGGCTCTTCCTCTTCCTTTTCGGACTATTACTGGTATCGCCTGGGACGAAGTAGCAGAACTTCAAATTACCATACTAATGATTATTCTAGAAACACTAACTCTTCAACACCAGCAAGACAAAATACACAGAGTGAAAACAGACAAGAACAAACAAACATGCAAAGAAAAAAGATTTTTGGATTAAAAGCTAATCAGTTTAATAGCCTATCAAGACAAGTTTAATATTTTTATAAAAAAATAACCAAAGGCCTTCTGTAAAAATAGCTAAAACTATTTACTCAGGGGGCCTTTGGTTATAACTTTGAGCGCAACAATCAAAAAAATTGATGGCTGTATAACTTTTCTGATCAGGGATTTCTTCTTCATTGGCAAATGGGAGCTCTATTAAAGGTTCTCGTAATTGCTCCGACACAGGCTTAGGCAAACGACATGTTTCTTGTAAAACAACTTTTTTTAGAACAGCTACAGATTCTATTCTTCTAGTGATTTTAATTGATTCTTCATCAAGATACATCTCTTCAGGATAAAAACTGCGTCGATCTGCAAGCCTATTTCCTGGACTACTTGTAGCCTGGCCCATAGAAAAAATGTAAAAACTTGAAAACATAAGACAGATTGATAAAAGCAACCTTTTATAAAATCCCATACCAAGCACCCCTAAAAAACTAACTGTTCTGTGCCACATACCCCTGCTTGAGCTCTTCTTGATAAAAAATATAAATTCCAAAGCCAAGAATTGCCGTTGCAATAAAAAATCCAGAACTAACATAAATTTCAAGAAACAGCCAATCAAACAAAGCAACAAAAGCTGGTGTAATAAATCCAACAAATGAAAGCAGCGTTGCGGTATATTTTTTAAGAAAAAAACCATACAGATTATAAAAGATAATGTTTGCTACCAAAATTATTAAAGCAAGAAGCGTTAAAAAAGATCTCATGCTTTCCAACGGAAAAGCGAGTGGTCCTTCAAGCATTCCCGAAATAGGAAAGGCTAACAATCCACCCAGCAGCATAGCAAAACCATTTACAAACATTGGGCTGTAGCCTCGGTCTTTAACTAAAATTCGAACGTAAATCCAACCAAGTGCGCACGAAACAACCGCAATCAAGAGTAAGACATATGGGTAAAACGAGCTCAACCCAGCACAACTTAATGCTGTTGGCTCTAAAAAGTAGCCAATGCCAAAAAGCCCAATTAAAAAACCAAGCCATTTTTTAAATGTCATTTTTTCGTCAAAATAAAGATAAGAGAAGAATGCCGAAAAAAATGGCGTTAAATTAAACATTAACGCCGCACACGAAGGCGCAATATGCTCAAGTGCTATAAACTCTGAGCAGTATGGAATTAAAATATGAATAAATGAAAGCAAAACCAATATTTTAAGATCCGCTAATGATTTAATACCAAAGCTGCTTGTTTTTGTCTTAGACCTTGACATGAAATAATGCATACCCAAAATAACAGTTCCCGCAATACTCATGCGAATAGCTATTAAAAAAATAGGCGTAACATAAAATAAAAGCATTTTGCCAATGGTAAAAGACATAGCCAAAAGCGCATACAAGAAAAAAAGGGAAATCATCATTTGTGCTCAGCCTTTTCATCTTCCTGCGCATCATCTTCGTACAATTCTTCTTGGTAGAAGACAAACAAGCCTAAGGCAACACCAGCAGAACACAAGAAAAACTGTACCGTAAGCTGCTCATTTAAAAATAAGAACCCTAAAAGAGCTGCGATAATTGGCATAACAAAAGAAAATAAAATAACTAATGTCGCGCTGTAAACCGTTAATAAATATGCATTAAAATTGTAAGCAATAATGTTTTGTAAAAACATCATGATGAGCATCGACCATACAAAGTTAGTGTAATAATCAGGATCTACAAAGGGTCTAGTTTCAAAAAAGTAGGCTTGTGTGAAACAAAATATTCCACCAAGAGTTAAGCTAATTCCATTTAAAAAGTATGAATTAAAACCTGTGGTCATTTTGCTCGGCTGACCTTTTATTTTTTTCTCAAATGTCACAGATGATGAGTGAGAGGCTGGCTTATCCATTAAATATTTCATAATAACCCAGCCGTATGCCGTAGCAGCAGCTGCAATAACCATAACTATTTCAGCAACAGAAAAAGCCCCAAGCTTAAAGGTTGTATCTACAACATCCGCAGAAGTATCATTTATTAAAAGTGGTGTAATAGCACAACAAGAAATAACCATTCCTAATATTTTTTTCCAAGTTATTGTTTCTTTAAACATTAAATGAGAAAAGAACAATGAAAAAAACGGGCTTAAGTTATACATAAATGCAACTTTACCCGCAGATAAATATTGCAAACTCCAAGCTTCATTAGCATTGGTCAAATACACATTAAAAACTGCAAGTAAAAATATATAACCCCAATCTTTAAGTCGAATAGATGACCACTTTAGTGATCCAAACCACATGCGAGATAAAAAGTAAGAACAAATCCCAGCTGTAATCATACGAGCGCCTGTTAAAAATATTGGCTGAGAAAAAGCAAGAGCTTGTTTGCCAAAAATAAAAACAACCGCGTACAATGAGTACAGCAACATTATCTGTATCATAATCCTCTTTCAAATGAACTATGCTTCATCCGCCCGTAAGTCCTCATCAATTACCTTTACTCTTTGAATTTGAATCGCTTTTCCTGTTTTTGTATCAATTTCTACCCAAATACCAGTTAAGATAACTGGTGGCTCAGTTTCAACTACAAATCGATTTGGCATCTGCGTTTTAAATCTTTCAATCATAGGATCTTTTTTCATCCCGATTGAAGAATTTAAAGAACCGCCCATACCCAAGTCCGTAACATATGCTGTACCCTTAGGAAGTATTCTTTCATCTGCCGTAGGAACGTGCGTATGAGTTCCAACCACACAGCTTACTCGTCCATCCAGGTAGTAACCAAGGCAGATTTTTTCTGCAGTGGCTTCAGCATGCATATCAACAATAATAATATTTGTTTTATGCTTTAAAAAAGAAAGAATAGTGTCCATAGCTTTAAACGGACAATCTAAATCTTCTCTCATAAAAACTCGACCTTGCACGTTTACAACGGCAACTTCAACACCGGCGCAATTAAAAGTTGTAACTCCAGTGCCTGGGCACTCAGATGGGAAGTTAGCCGGTCTTAAAACATTGGTGTTGTTTCGCATGTGTTCAAAGATATCACTTTGATCCCATACGTGATTACCAGTGGTAACCACATCAACACCCATATGTTTTAATGAGTTTGCTATTCGTGAAGTAATTCCTCGTCCATTATTATTGCTATTTTCACCATTTACAATGGTTGCATCAATAGAATATTTTTCTTTGAGTGAACTTAAATGTTTTTGTAACATCATGCGTCCGATAACGCCGACAATGTCACCAATAATTAGGACTCGTATGGTCGATTTCATAAACAATTACCTTGCATATTCAATAGCGCGTTTTTCGCGAATTACGTTTACTTTAATCTGTCCTGGAAAGTTCATTTCTATTTCAATCATTTTTGCAACTTCTCTTGCAAGAGATTTCGCATCATCATCACTTAAAGCGTCTTCTTCAATGATAATTCTAATTTCTCTTCCAGCTTGCAAAGCATATGCTTTTTTTACGCCATCAAAAGAATACGCAATTTCTTCAAGCTTTTCTAACTTTTTAATATAAGCTGCAAAAGTTTCTCGTCGAGCTCCAGGTCTCGCAGCAGACATCGCGTCAGCAATCACAACAATTGGAGCATAAATGCTTGCAAATGGAACTTCTTCATGGTGCGCAGCAATCGCATTAACTACCTCATCAGATTCGCCACATCGTTTTGCAATCTCAGCTCCGATGATAGCATGAGCTCCTTCAACTTCTGCGGTCACAGCTTTACCAATATCATGAAGCAAACCAGCTCTAAAAGCAGTTGCGCCATCAAGGCCAAGCTCTTCAGCAATCATTCGAGCAAATAGCCCAACTTCTTTGCTGTGCTGTAAAACGTTTTGTGAATAACTTGTTCTAAAATAAAGTTTTCCAAGAAGTGTAACAATTTCAGGATGAACACCTTGTAAATTAAATTCTAATACAGCTTTTTTACCATACTCTTGAATTAATTCATCTAATTCTTGCTCACACTTTGCAACAGTTTCTTCAATTCTTGTAGGATTAATTCTTCCATCTTGTACAAGTTTTTCTAAACTTCTTTTTGCAATTTCTCTTCTGATTGGGTTAAATCCAGAAATAGTAATCATTTCAGAATTGTCATCAATGACAAATTCCATACCTGTTGCCATTTCAAGAGATTTAATATTTCGGCCTTCTTTACCAATAATACGACCCTTCATATCATCACTTGGCAAAAGAACTGATCCAGAAGTTATAGCAGGAACACTATCAGCAGTGTAACGCTGCATAGCTGAAACTGTAATTTCTGCTGCTTTTTGCTTTGCAACATCTTGCGCTTCTTTTTCAACTTTTTGGATCCATTTTTCAGCACCATGAACAACTTCAGCTTCTAATGTTTTTAGTAAAATCTCTTTAGCCTTATCTCTGCTCATGCCACTGAGTGATTCTAATTTTACAATTAAATCATCATAAAGAGTCTTAAGCTTTGCTTCATTAATTCGAATATTATCGTTTAATTTTAAAACATCTCTTTCTTTTTGCTGAAGCTCATAACGAATATCATCTAATCGTTGTTCTTTTTTACCAAGAGCTTCATATTTTTGATTGATTTGTTCTCTTTTTTGCTCTAAATCAACGCGATCACGTTTAAGCTCAAGATCAAATTCTTTTCTTTTTTTATAAAGTTCATCTTTAATTCTTAGATAAGATTCTTTTTTCTCGTGCTCAATTGCTTGTCTAGCTGTTTCAAGACGATCTTTAGACTGAGAAAACATTGCCTGTGATTGAAAAATCTTTTTTTGTGCATAAAACAAAAGCATAATTCCGGAAACAACTGTTCCAATTCCGGTTATAAAAAGTATCATTTCTGTCATTTAAAATTCCTTTAATTCATAAAGCTTAAAACTATTAATATGTTTATGGCGTAGCGTACCATAAACCCCAAACGAGAGGTCAATTCCTCTCAACTAATTCATGTCAAATATCATAAAGTAAAACGCTTTTTTAAAAACATTTTACTTTTTAAAAAGTTCTTTTCAAAAAGTAAGCCCTGAAATGCTAAGGCACCTCAAGGCTTACTTTTTTAAATTCTTATAAATTAATCGTTACTAACTCTCAATTTACAGCGTGACTTAAAAAGAAAATTCTTCTTCATTCAAAAGGGTCAGAATCTTATCAGATTGACTTTGTTCTTTTTTAACCATTTCTTGCATTATCAAAAGCTCTTCTGTTGCCTTCAAAGCTGCAAGGACAGCGATTTTTTTTGTATCAACCACAACATTGTTTTTTGTAGAAATTTCTTTCATCAAACAATCAACCTTGCGCACAACTTCAAGAACAAGATCATCTTCTTCATCACTGACTATTGAATATAATTCGCCAAAGATTCTCGCTTTGTATTTTTTCAATTCTTTGCTCATTACCGCTCTTGTGTTTCGATTAATTTTTCAATGCTACTCAACAAATTATCAACAACCATTTTGGTCATCATTTTTTCTTGGCTTAGCTCTTCTAAATCTCTCGTCTCTGAGACTAAAGATCCCTCAAGAGCCCTTAATTGCGCCTGAAGGTCTTTATTTTTGTCTTTCAAAGAAATATTTTCTTCTTTGAGCAACTTCATCAATTCTATAAGATTGATAACTTTTTCTTCTAACACAGCCAAATTTAAACCGTGTTTTACAATAGCTGCAGGTACTTCTTTACCTTTTGCACGCATAGCTTCCATAACAATCTCCTTTTTTAAAATCAAACATAAGCAAAGATATTGCAAATCACTGTAATATCTTTGCAAAGCATTCGTCAAGTGTCATGGAAAAAAAGTAAATTGAGCGCTTAGCCGCGCGCAGTTTCTACAATTTTTTGAAAGACGCTTGGTTCAAAAATAGAAATTTGGCTAAGCATTTTTCTGTTTAATTGAATGTTTGCTTTTTTCAATGCTGGAATAAATGCGCTATATGAAAAACCATGCGGTCTAACAGCAGCATTGATACGAGTGATGAACAACGCTCTCATGCTACGTTTTTTTAGCTTACGGCCTTTAAATGCATATGCCAAAGCACGCATTAAAGTTTCTTTAGCTCTTCTAAAAATGTTTTTTCTTTGACCAAAAAAACCTTTAGTTTGTTTTAAAAGACGCTTGTGACGTTGTCTTGTAACTTTACCTGATTTAATTCTTGACATAATGACCCCTATGTTTTACGAGTTTGGCAAAAGACGAGCGATACGGCCTACGTCACTTTTGCAAAGAGTTGAACTTTTTCTAAGGCCTCTTCTGCGCTTAGCGCTTTTTTTTGTGAGCAAATGACGCTTGTTAGCGTGAGAAAACTTAATTTTATTTTTAAGTTTTTTGAATCTTTTTTTTGTCGCTGAATGCGTTTTCATTTTTGGCATGACAATTAAACCTTATATTATTTTTTTGTTTTCAAAGAATAAATTCTTGACCAATACGGTCCCGCGATAGAATCTTTCTCACACGCAAGATCAACAAGCTGCTGATCCGCAAAAGATTGATCCACTCGCGCAAAAAAATCTGTTCCGACAATTCTTTTTGCTTCTACTTCTCTACCACGAAACACCAAAGTGATTTTCAATTTGTGGCCATCGTTTAAGAATCCCACACCTTGATTCATCTTTGTTTGATAATCATGAATACCTATTTTTGGCTTCATCTTTATCTCTTTAATCTTAACGACTTTTTGTTTTTTCTTGCCCTCAGCCATTTTTTTCTTTTTGGCATAAAGGCTTTTTCCAAAGTCCATAATCTTAACGAGAGGAATGTCATCCTTGTCAGACAAAAGAACTAGATCCATGTTGCTTTTTCTTGCAAGCTCCATAGCAGAGTCTCTAGATAAAACACCTAGATTTTCACCTGTTTCTGAGATAACTCGCATTTTAAAAGCTCGAATCTGTTCATTGATTAATTGAGTCTCTGTTTTATTTTTCAATGTTTTTCTAAACCCTATAGTTAAACACTAGCTACAACTTCTTTTACTTTTGCTTTTATAACATCGGCAAAAGCTGAATTTTCTTTAAATAATTGATACGCCTGATCGCGACCTTGCGCAAAGTTTTTACCTTCAAACGCAAGCCAAGCGCCATTTTTTGTTACAACGCCCGCAGTAATCGCCGAATCAAGAAGATCAAGCTCTTTACAAATTCCAACGTTAAATAATAAATCTACTTCTGTTGACTTAAAAGGAGCAGCTACTTTATTTTTAACAGCTTTAATACAAACTCTATTACCAAAAGCAACCTCATCTTTTTTCAAAGATGCAATTCTTCGAACGTCCAAACGAACTGATGCATAAAACTTCAACGCCTTACCGCCAGTTGTCGTCTCTTTTGGACCAAATGACATGGTGCTCATTGTTTGACGAACCTGGTTTATAAAGATAAGGATTGTATTTGATTTGTGAACGATAGCTGCAAGCTTTCTTAGGGCTTGCGACATCAAACGCGCTTGTAAACCCATATGAGAGTCACCCATATCACCTTCAAGCTCAGCTCGAGGGACAAGAGCTGCCACAGAATCGATTACAACAATGTCAATTGCGCCCGAGCGAATTAACATCTCTGCAATATCAAGAGCTTGCTCACCACAGTCAGGCTGTGAAATAATCAAGTCATCAATATTTACACCAATTTTTGCTGCATACGAAGGATCAAGAGCATGTTCTGCATCAATAAAAGCACAAATTCCGCCCTGCAATTGAGCTTGAGCAATTGAATGAAGAGCTAAAGTTGTTTTCCCTGACGACTCTGGCCCAAAGATTTCTATGATTCTTCCAATCGGATAACCACCGACACCCATAATTGCGTCTACTTGCATAGACCCAGAAGATATCGCTTTGATTCCACGACTTGGCTGATCGCCCAAAAGCATCACAGAGCCCTTGCCATACTGTTTTTCGATCTGAGAAAAAGTTACTTCTAGAGCTTTTTTCTTAGACCCAGCATCATCAAGTTCGAAACTCTTAGAGTTCGATTTTTCTTTCATGTTTTTTATACTTCTTTTGTTAGATTTAGTAGGTCTGCTTTGATTTCTATCTTGTTATTAAGCTTAGCAGTTCTATATAAAGATGCAATAAAACCATCTTTAATTTGATACATTTTCATATAAAACAGGCTTGCACCCAAATGACCCTTTTGATCAACAAAGTGCTTTTCATCGCGAGGAGCAATATTGTCTAGCTTTAAAACGACTCCGCCAGCCTTTGTTTCAACCGATATCAAAGCGCCTTCATGCTGCATTCCTTTAGTCTTTGCAGCCACAGCAGGCTCTTTTAGAATAGAGCTTTGTTCTGCTTTTTCATCTTTATAGGTAAATGAAGCTTTTCCTAGAGATGCATCATATTTTTTAGCAACCTGATCCATGCTCATGTTTTTTGCATCTTTAAGCGCCAAGGCTAAATCTTTTTGCATTAACTCAGAAGCTTTTTGATCATAATACATTGCAAGCACTTTGCCAGAGACTTCAGAAAGCTCAGGAACAACGCTTTTTACCACTTTTGAGCACGTTAGGATAACGCCATTGTCTTTATCAAAGAAAGTAGCAAATCGACCCTCTTCTGTTTTAAATAGATAGGTAAAATCAAGTCCTGGTTTGCGAGAGCTTAAAGATATCTCAGTTTTTGAGCCACCATGGCTTGAAATAAATTTCATTAATGCTTCTGGGTGATATTTAGCACCAGTAATAACCCTTGACGCATCTTGAGAGAATCTTTTTTTAAATCTTTCAACAGTGAGCTCTTTTTTGATTTCAGACTCAACAGATTTTAAATCTTTATACTTTGCAGCCTGACGAGTAACGCGCTGTATCAATTCATATCCATCTTCTGTTTTAATTGGGGCTGAAATTTGCCCATCAGTAGAAAGATATTCAAAGGCTGTAGACACAACCATTTTGTTTAACTTCTTATCATCTTGTTCAAAAAAGTCGCTCAATCCACCTCGAGCAGCCGATGATTTATCTTGTGAAAATTTACGAACTAACGTTTCAAACTGATCTGGGTTTTTTTCAGCTTCTTGTCTTAGCTCTTCTATTCTTGACTTAGCTTGAGCTTCATCAGCAACATCATTTTTAACAAAAAGAGCTCTGATTTGCATTTTAGCAGGAGAGAGCAAGTATCTTTTAGCCTTGTTTTTATCATAAAAAGATTTTACATCAGACTCAGAAATAGCAGCGCCATAGCTTGAGCTATCAAATGTCCACATAACACCTTGGCGATTTTCAACTGTTTTAAAAGCTTCGCTAATTTGCGACTTTTTATAAAACTTTTGCAAAGCTTCCATTGACGGCTTTGATTCTTTAGCAATAGCTACATATTTTTCATTTGAAAGAGTGACGTATGAATATGTTTTTTGAGCAAACTCTGTGGTGTATTGAAGTGATGTTTCGAACTCAGGAACATAAATACCAGCATCTATAATTCCATATAAAACTTTGCTTTTAATTTCAGTTTCTACTGATGATGCAAAATCATCTATGGTATGCGGAGCAAATTGCTGATTGAAAGCATCTTGATTAAGCTGACCATTTTCATTAAAAAAATAAGATGGCAAATGCGCCAACTGTTTTTTTATTCCACTTTCTATTTGATCAGATGGAACTTTTAAAGAAATTTTATCCATAAGATGCTGACTTAAAAGCTCTGAAACAGATCCCTGAAGAGTTTCTTTTTTAAGATTTTGAGCTGGATTAAAATATCCTTTTTGTTTAAACATTTCCTGCTGGCGCTTTGCCAATGAAAGTTTATTTTGAAACTCCTGTTTGGTCATAGTCTGTTTGTAAGCTTTGATTTCCCAATTTTCAAGAGAACCTGTCTGAAACAATGACGCACCGCTTCCAAGTGCCATCATGAAAAGAAAAATCCAAAGAAATATTTTATAAAGACTATTGTTAACCAATTTTTTACGAACCAAGCTTATCATTAGTCATCCTTCTTGTTTATGTGACTTTGTTATTAAACTACTTTTATATTAAATTATTTTTATATCACTACGCTTGATTTTTTCTATGCTCAAAACCTTATCAACGATGTTTTGTACATCGTTTCTAGAATCATATGATTTTGTTATAACCTGAAACCAAGTTCTTGTAACTTTACCAGAAGCGGACTTGCTGGTTTTCTTTTTCACTTCAACATCAATATTTTGTTTTTTTAGCCTAGCTACCAAAGCCGCAGCACTTGAACGCTTAGAAAACCCAGAAAGCACAGCATAATGATTATGTTTTTTTTCTGGCCTTGGCTCTAACTTTAATTCTTGTTTGTTTTTTTTAGATGCTCTATTTTCTTTAGCAGATATTTCATCAACATCGCTAGAAAAGTCTTGCAAAAGTGCAGGTACTTCCATCTCTGCGCTTGCCGCTTGCGTAGCAATCGGTGTAGCCTGACCATCTAAGACCTCCACGCCACCATTTTTTTCTGCAAATGATTGCATAGTCAGCAAGTAATCAACTTTGTCGTTAAATGATTCTTGTGTTGCCTTTTGGGTGAACCCATCGATAACACTTTGTTTGCCATAAAAGTATCCACCAATAAAAATAAGCAAGCCCAAAACGACTAAAGTAGCCGCGCAAACACTTGCTTCTTTTTTTGTAATTAAAATTCCATTTTGATCTGACATCATAATAATTTAACCAAACCTTTTTAAAATTTGCTCTGATAACCCATTTATATATAAACCAACGTCACATAAAGTCAAGCAAATCTCATCTACTTGACCAACCAAATCACCTGAATCAATCGCTTCTTTCAGCTCTTTTTCAAGCTTGTTTAAAAAAATAATTTGTCGCTTTGCATAATTTCTTGTTTTTTGCTGTATCAAAGCAACTATTTCATTATTTAATGGAGTTGCCATGTTGCCAAATCCAAGTAAATCATCATATCCAATTAATTTTTTTTTCATCAAAAAATCTTGCCACTCAGTGCCTCGTAT belongs to Candidatus Dependentiae bacterium and includes:
- the infC gene encoding translation initiation factor IF-3, with product MKNKTETQLINEQIRAFKMRVISETGENLGVLSRDSAMELARKSNMDLVLLSDKDDIPLVKIMDFGKSLYAKKKKMAEGKKKQKVVKIKEIKMKPKIGIHDYQTKMNQGVGFLNDGHKLKITLVFRGREVEAKRIVGTDFFARVDQSFADQQLVDLACEKDSIAGPYWSRIYSLKTKK
- the rplT gene encoding 50S ribosomal protein L20, which encodes MSRIKSGKVTRQRHKRLLKQTKGFFGQRKNIFRRAKETLMRALAYAFKGRKLKKRSMRALFITRINAAVRPHGFSYSAFIPALKKANIQLNRKMLSQISIFEPSVFQKIVETARG
- the recA gene encoding recombinase RecA; the protein is MKEKSNSKSFELDDAGSKKKALEVTFSQIEKQYGKGSVMLLGDQPSRGIKAISSGSMQVDAIMGVGGYPIGRIIEIFGPESSGKTTLALHSIAQAQLQGGICAFIDAEHALDPSYAAKIGVNIDDLIISQPDCGEQALDIAEMLIRSGAIDIVVIDSVAALVPRAELEGDMGDSHMGLQARLMSQALRKLAAIVHKSNTILIFINQVRQTMSTMSFGPKETTTGGKALKFYASVRLDVRRIASLKKDEVAFGNRVCIKAVKNKVAAPFKSTEVDLLFNVGICKELDLLDSAITAGVVTKNGAWLAFEGKNFAQGRDQAYQLFKENSAFADVIKAKVKEVVASV
- a CDS encoding TIGR00282 family metallophosphoesterase; its protein translation is MKSTIRVLIIGDIVGVIGRMMLQKHLSSLKEKYSIDATIVNGENSNNNGRGITSRIANSLKHMGVDVVTTGNHVWDQSDIFEHMRNNTNVLRPANFPSECPGTGVTTFNCAGVEVAVVNVQGRVFMREDLDCPFKAMDTILSFLKHKTNIIIVDMHAEATAEKICLGYYLDGRVSCVVGTHTHVPTADERILPKGTAYVTDLGMGGSLNSSIGMKKDPMIERFKTQMPNRFVVETEPPVILTGIWVEIDTKTGKAIQIQRVKVIDEDLRADEA
- the rny gene encoding ribonuclease Y, with amino-acid sequence MTEMILFITGIGTVVSGIMLLFYAQKKIFQSQAMFSQSKDRLETARQAIEHEKKESYLRIKDELYKKRKEFDLELKRDRVDLEQKREQINQKYEALGKKEQRLDDIRYELQQKERDVLKLNDNIRINEAKLKTLYDDLIVKLESLSGMSRDKAKEILLKTLEAEVVHGAEKWIQKVEKEAQDVAKQKAAEITVSAMQRYTADSVPAITSGSVLLPSDDMKGRIIGKEGRNIKSLEMATGMEFVIDDNSEMITISGFNPIRREIAKRSLEKLVQDGRINPTRIEETVAKCEQELDELIQEYGKKAVLEFNLQGVHPEIVTLLGKLYFRTSYSQNVLQHSKEVGLFARMIAEELGLDGATAFRAGLLHDIGKAVTAEVEGAHAIIGAEIAKRCGESDEVVNAIAAHHEEVPFASIYAPIVVIADAMSAARPGARRETFAAYIKKLEKLEEIAYSFDGVKKAYALQAGREIRIIIEEDALSDDDAKSLAREVAKMIEIEMNFPGQIKVNVIREKRAIEYAR
- a CDS encoding peptidylprolyl isomerase, encoding MISLVRKKLVNNSLYKIFLWIFLFMMALGSGASLFQTGSLENWEIKAYKQTMTKQEFQNKLSLAKRQQEMFKQKGYFNPAQNLKKETLQGSVSELLSQHLMDKISLKVPSDQIESGIKKQLAHLPSYFFNENGQLNQDAFNQQFAPHTIDDFASSVETEIKSKVLYGIIDAGIYVPEFETSLQYTTEFAQKTYSYVTLSNEKYVAIAKESKPSMEALQKFYKKSQISEAFKTVENRQGVMWTFDSSSYGAAISESDVKSFYDKNKAKRYLLSPAKMQIRALFVKNDVADEAQAKSRIEELRQEAEKNPDQFETLVRKFSQDKSSAARGGLSDFFEQDDKKLNKMVVSTAFEYLSTDGQISAPIKTEDGYELIQRVTRQAAKYKDLKSVESEIKKELTVERFKKRFSQDASRVITGAKYHPEALMKFISSHGGSKTEISLSSRKPGLDFTYLFKTEEGRFATFFDKDNGVILTCSKVVKSVVPELSEVSGKVLAMYYDQKASELMQKDLALALKDAKNMSMDQVAKKYDASLGKASFTYKDEKAEQSSILKEPAVAAKTKGMQHEGALISVETKAGGVVLKLDNIAPRDEKHFVDQKGHLGASLFYMKMYQIKDGFIASLYRTAKLNNKIEIKADLLNLTKEV
- a CDS encoding cell division protein ZapA, which translates into the protein MSKELKKYKARIFGELYSIVSDEEDDLVLEVVRKVDCLMKEISTKNNVVVDTKKIAVLAALKATEELLIMQEMVKKEQSQSDKILTLLNEEEFSF
- a CDS encoding EamA family transporter, translating into MIQIMLLYSLYAVVFIFGKQALAFSQPIFLTGARMITAGICSYFLSRMWFGSLKWSSIRLKDWGYIFLLAVFNVYLTNANEAWSLQYLSAGKVAFMYNLSPFFSLFFSHLMFKETITWKKILGMVISCCAITPLLINDTSADVVDTTFKLGAFSVAEIVMVIAAAATAYGWVIMKYLMDKPASHSSSVTFEKKIKGQPSKMTTGFNSYFLNGISLTLGGIFCFTQAYFFETRPFVDPDYYTNFVWSMLIMMFLQNIIAYNFNAYLLTVYSATLVILFSFVMPIIAALLGFLFLNEQLTVQFFLCSAGVALGLFVFYQEELYEDDAQEDEKAEHK
- the rpmI gene encoding 50S ribosomal protein L35, whose protein sequence is MPKMKTHSATKKRFKKLKNKIKFSHANKRHLLTKKSAKRRRGLRKSSTLCKSDVGRIARLLPNS
- a CDS encoding DMT family transporter, translating into MMISLFFLYALLAMSFTIGKMLLFYVTPIFLIAIRMSIAGTVILGMHYFMSRSKTKTSSFGIKSLADLKILVLLSFIHILIPYCSEFIALEHIAPSCAALMFNLTPFFSAFFSYLYFDEKMTFKKWLGFLIGLFGIGYFLEPTALSCAGLSSFYPYVLLLIAVVSCALGWIYVRILVKDRGYSPMFVNGFAMLLGGLLAFPISGMLEGPLAFPLESMRSFLTLLALIILVANIIFYNLYGFFLKKYTATLLSFVGFITPAFVALFDWLFLEIYVSSGFFIATAILGFGIYIFYQEELKQGYVAQNS